The genomic interval GATTTATGTTTTTCAATGTGATAAACTCCTGTGCTATATTCTCAGTTCCTGTTTTACCTGATGTACAACATTATTATCATCACCAGCCTCCCACTTTAAACCTCGCCACTTGAAGCCTATGTGGACAGAAAATGTTATATTTTCTTGTgaatttataaatgtatatacatAACTTAGTAAACTGATATTATTATCCATTATAAGACTTAGACTGTCACAGACTTACTTGTTTTTTGATCTTGCCAAGATGTGTTAAAGttaaaattagattttaaaGGTGAATGACACTTCCTGATGATCTACTAATTATTAGAAATACCCCTTATTAAATCATAAAATTATAACTAACGATTCACTCACTTTTTTTAGACAAGAGAACACAAAGGGAGTACCTGAAAACAAAGGGACCATGACGGGTAGGGAAGTAGGGAAACTACAATAACTAAGGCAGGGAACATCACAGAAACAACCATAGCAAATCCAGCATTTCAGTCTGGATTACAACCATACCACAGCACCGAGACTGCACAAATCTCAGTTTTGATACTATTCAGACCAGAAAAGTGGGTGGGTCTTTCTGCCGTCCTGTTAAACtggttttaaatattttttataatatagGGATTGCATTGTGTCAATAGATAATATAGGGATTGCATTgtgtcaataaataaataatatatgatTCTGagctaacaaaaaaaaatcacatgtgGAGTTCCTCAAGGGTCCATTCTTGAGACACTATTATTTCACATCTACATGCTCCCCCATGCTCAAATTATGCTACATTACAATAACTCTTACCATAagtatgcagatgatacacaacTCTACATTACAATGTCACCATGTGACTATCGTTCCTTAGATTCACTGAATACATGCATTGAATGAATCAATTAATGGATGTGCCAGAAAAACTTAAACAATTGTTTTTGGCTCCAAAATAGATACTTTGTATGCAAAAAAAGTGGAAATGACCTAGAGGCCACAGTCTAGCGCAGAGTCGTCTGAATCAGATACAGAATGACAGCAGTGCAGCATTGAGGAGGAGTAGGGAACAAAAACCTCATGTGTTCTTGATCTCTTGCTTCCAGCCACATCTCTTTGGCTTCCCTTTGCTGCACACCACACTGGAGAGTGAATTGGAGGGCCACAAGCGCCACGTTCTTCTCGTGGCACTCCCCAACCTCACCTCTACTGTGCTTGAGAAGAAAAAGCACGCTCTCTATGGGAGTCTGTGGTGGACAGCTATGGCAGACATGGGGCAGAGTCACAGTAAACCTACATCAGTCATATGTCACAGTAATGAATCTCTCAGATGGAATTTTGGACAATATTGAAAAATAGCATAATTCAAATGCTAATGGACTGAACTTCTTATCTTGTGCTGCAGATGTTACGGCGCATACGCCTGGAAAGAAatctaatatttttattttaactaaACAAAATGTGGACAtggtcattttaaaaaattattttatttagatttgaCCTTGATACAATCAGGTATTTTTAACAAAATCTGAATGTTTACCagtaatgtaattattttaaaaatggcaaGCGACCTACAATAATTCTCCAGATGGGTAACTAATAAGACATAAAATTACCAAGTACAGTGATACCCAGTTATTTATAACAtgatgacactttattgatccttgtggggattttttatttatttttttgctgaatcCATCTTGCCTTCTatgacacacatgtacatgacAGTAAGCTTGGcaatgaagggcagccaccagCAACAGGGCTCACAGAGCTAAGGGTGACCAGGAGattggggccttgctcaagagctcaCAAACATGTGAGTATACTGCCAAAGCTGGGCTTGAACTAGTAACCTTATGACCACAGGCTTATAAAAATaagcttagcctgctgagccacatggCTGCCCAAAAAGAGCAGTCAGATGCAAATGAATTGGCATTTTAAGAAGCAACAAAAAGGTAACGTGATTACTTTTTAAACaaggaaaaattattttaaattattatatcCGAATACATACAAACCCTCTTTCCAATAACAATGTCATACACATAATGGAGTAGCATAAACGTGTGTTAGATTTACTCTATGCAGGAAATGAATTTGGTGGGTGAGTACAATGTGTTAGACTTCAGTCTGTACAGCCCTCATCAGCACATTGTGTGAATCCTGAGCCAGCTCATTCAGGCAGCTGCTTAACATGGAGTAGGTGGTCCCAAAAGAAATCCCACCAGCTAACATGGATCCAAAAACAGGAATATTGCTGACCAGGTACTCAACAACCATTAATCCACCTCCAGCTGCCTTGGTCAGCAGCTTAATGACCACATCAGCTGATATTTCCTTATTAAGTGGAGATTTGAGAACCGATTTCAGTTCTTCAAAGGGTACATCTGTTCTGTCAGAGAGCTTTCTCAAAGAATCATCATCTAGGCCAAATGCCAAATAATATCTGGAGATCTCTTTGACCAAAATAGTCACATCAACAGCAACTGATAGGCCTGGGATGGGTATGGCAGCCACTGTGCCTGATAGTACGGCCATCTTCCAGATGTCTGCCTGCAAGGCTGCCTTCTTTTTCTCATTGATTTCTAGGGTCATATTGGGCAGGGACAACAGCAAGACATGCCTCTTGTGCTTGGGAAGCTCCTTCTCCATGGTCCCTTCAAGTAAAGGGAAATCATAGCCTCCCAATTCAAAGCTGGAAATCAGGAAGACTGTGGGAGAAGTTAAGCCCTGTTCCTGAAGGCCTGAAAGACAGGGGGGAAACATGTCAAGCTGCTTCAAATTTCTTTAGAgctctaataaaaaaaaaaaaaacagaaaaacgtTTTACACCTAACCTCTGTAATCACTCTTACCATGTTTTGCCATGAATTATTCATTCTATCCTCTCCTACTTTTCTGTAAGGATTTTCATAGACCTTACCTTTCATACAGTCATCTCGGATTGTTTTTAATGTCTTCTCAAGGTCAAAGgttctctttcttttttctgcACGGATGTTCTCATCAATCTTGGAGCGCACAAAATAGAACCTCTTCTTCATTTTCTGGATCTCCATGGCCAGCTGTACGTTGCTGGACCTGAAACGCTCTGATGCAATGATGATGAAGAAATCATAGCGTTTAAACTCAACATCCTGAAGGTAAGTGTCTGCCTTGAAGTTGGGGGTTCCGATTCCAGGTAGATCCCACAGCTGGACACTGGGATACTTTGGGTGGGGGTAAGATTTAGGCTCCATGGTAGTCTCCACTACACCAGTGGGGGCTGAGTTGATTTCATCATCATCCCCAATCCCTCGGAAAGCATTAACAAAGGTGGACTTCCCAGAACCAGACTCTCCAGTGATAGCAATGTTCAGAGTAACGTGATCCAGTTCGTTAAAATATTCTTGAATCTTTTCAGCTGCTGTAGCCAAGGTGCCGTTCTCCAGTGCTTCTCTGATATCTTGCACTTCTTCATCAGTAACTATGTCAAATTCATCCATAGTGTTATGACAGATACTCAGGGACCCAAATGCGGTACAAGGAGCGTTTTTTAAGGAGACAGGCAAACTGAAATGGATCTTGTTTCTTGGTCGGGGTAACAGAGCTGAAGAAGTCGTAAGCTGGGAAAGTCAGTCCTACGGGAACATGAAGGACAGAAGGTCATCACACTGGGGAGGTCTGAAGAGATGGGGACTTGGTAGGACTAAGGTTCAGAAGGAAGGGCAGGTCAAGGCAAGACAAAGGAGATGAGAGAAGCCCTCAGTAAGTGACATTAGATCAATAATACCTCACACTGAATGCAAGGTTGAGTGAGCTTTTCTAGCTAATAGTTCAGGTGTTGTCACTTTGGGGCAACTGATTAAGCCGCATCTGCACATGGGACGTGACATAGctgattttaataaaaacaataaagtgTCATAAAGCACATGTTTTATTGTTCTTCTGTATAATGTATCTCTTTCAGTGCTGTGATTCATATAATCCATGAATGTATGTTTTGTGAATACATGTGCGGGGTGGCGGAGGttccatatacactcacctaaaggattattaggaacacccgttcaatttctcattaatgcaattatctaatcaaccaatcacatggcagttgcttcaatgcatttaggggtgtggtcctggtcaagacaatctcctgaactccaaactgaatgtcagaatgggaaagaaaggtgatttaagcaattttgagcgtggcatgtgcaaagggaaaaacatccagtatgcggcagtcctgtgggcgaaaatgccttgttggtactagaggtcagaggagaatgggccgactaattcaagctgatagaagagcaactttgactgaaataaccactcgttacaaccgaggtatgcagcaaagcatttgtgaagccacaacacgcacaaccttgaggcggatgggctacaacagcagaagaccccaccgggtaccactcatctccactacaaataggaaaaagaggctacaatttgcacgagctcaccaaaattggacagttgaagactggaaaaatgttgcctggtctgatgagtctcgatttctgttgagacattcaaatggtagagtcagaatttggcgtaaacagaatgagaacatggatccatcatgccttgttaccactgtgcaggctggtggtggtggtgtaatggtgtgggggatgtttacttggcacactttaggccccttagtgccaattgggcatcgtttaaatgccacggcctacctgagcattgtttctgaccatgtccatccctttatgaccaccatgtacccatcctctgatggctacttccagcaggataatgcaccatgtcacaaagctcgaatcatttcaaattggtttcttgaacatgacagttagttcactgtactacaatggcccccacagtcaccagatctcaacccaatagagcatctttgggatgtggtggaacgggagcttcgtgccctggatgggcatcccacaaatctccatcaactgcaagatgctatcctatcaatatgggccaacatttctaaagaatgctttcaacaccttgttgaatcaatgccacgtagaattaaggcagttctgaaggcgaaagggggtcaaacaccgcattagtatggtgttcctaataatcctttaggtgagtgtagatggAATATATGTGCATCATTGAGTACTTTTTTCTATATATATCAGCCTGCACATGCATAGGCAAGGATTATCTAATGTCTTTCACATATAGTATAGTGCAGAGTGTTTTAAACACAATGTGTTTGTTATACTCAGCAGTTAAACTAACTTACAACAAATTTCAGCACAAATAGTAACAAAAATTCAGCCATCCCAAAATGACCATACAACAATGAGATCATCAGACCATGAAGTCATGAAATATATCTGCTCAGTGTAATGTGGAATATCACTGATCTTAGTAAGGGTTCTCTTTTTGAAAGAAGTGAATTCCTCATTACATAGCATGATCATGTTGCCTGATAGGCTAGTAAATTTGGTTTCTACCACCCACACAAGAGGGAGACAGAAAGAAAAtttgtgttatatatatatatatattttatttgtatatttctcCTTTATTTGCTTTCTGAAAATGTTTCTTTCTTGTTTGCTTAagcttatattaaaataaaatattttaggacttttttttaagattttgGGCTTGTTTAATGTAGTTGCTTATTTAGGCTTGCTCCCTATCTCCTGTCTCTCTCTACTATACAGTACCTGCCTAATAAAGCAAAAGGGCTGAGTTTGTCCTGTTTCAGTATCCTGTTCCCTCCGCCCCTCTCCTTCCCCatacaaatcaaaacaaatcaaaatcaaaatgGAGTTTCTTTAGCTAGTTCGTTAACAATGCCAATAACTATGTGGGAAAAATACGAGAAAAATACAACAAAGAGTGGGAGGAAGAGTGGATGAAAAGACTGGATTCAACCTCAAGTGGGGGATAAACATACATGAACCGCAGCACCGTTTACATCAAAGAAGCTTCACGATATAGACACAGGTGGAAAGTTCACTCTACTCTACTAAGctataccacacacacacacacacacacacacacacacacacacaaacaaacacaaagcttcgtaattatatctttgtggagactctccattaatttctatggggaaaacgcTATCTCCAATCTAGAGTTaggtccttaacccctacccagccctaaccttaaccgtaag from Paramormyrops kingsleyae isolate MSU_618 chromosome 9, PKINGS_0.4, whole genome shotgun sequence carries:
- the LOC111840412 gene encoding interferon-inducible GTPase 5-like — translated: MDEFDIVTDEEVQDIREALENGTLATAAEKIQEYFNELDHVTLNIAITGESGSGKSTFVNAFRGIGDDDEINSAPTGVVETTMEPKSYPHPKYPSVQLWDLPGIGTPNFKADTYLQDVEFKRYDFFIIIASERFRSSNVQLAMEIQKMKKRFYFVRSKIDENIRAEKRKRTFDLEKTLKTIRDDCMKGLQEQGLTSPTVFLISSFELGGYDFPLLEGTMEKELPKHKRHVLLLSLPNMTLEINEKKKAALQADIWKMAVLSGTVAAIPIPGLSVAVDVTILVKEISRYYLAFGLDDDSLRKLSDRTDVPFEELKSVLKSPLNKEISADVVIKLLTKAAGGGLMVVEYLVSNIPVFGSMLAGGISFGTTYSMLSSCLNELAQDSHNVLMRAVQTEV